The proteins below are encoded in one region of Segatella copri:
- a CDS encoding MFS transporter: protein MENQSKNGNIIAIITMMFLYAMISFVTNLAAPIGVIWKNVFADSGSANMIGMLGNAMNFLAYLFMGIPAGKLLTKIGYKKTALTGIATGFVGVLIQFLSGNFGADISGFAVYLFGAFISGFAVCILNTVVNPMLNLIGGGGNRGNQLNLIGGTLNSLSGTLTPMLVGALIGTVTANTKMVDVNLVLYIALAVFAAAFVILNFIPIQDPEMGKTTDKTVFEHSPWAFRHFNLGVIAIFVYVGVEVGIPGTLNFYISDTTANGGGFINGTALANAAAIGGFVAGTYWLLMLVGRLCSSFIADKVSSRMMMMIANGAGMIFIVLAVLLGKSTTVEMPVFTGTSFQMVTVPIAAMFLVLCGLCTSIMWSSIFNLATEGLGKYTAQASGIFMMMVVGGGLMPLVQNFIADNAGYMASYIVPLICMAYMFFYAVAGCKNINKDIPVD, encoded by the coding sequence ATGGAAAACCAAAGTAAAAATGGCAATATCATCGCCATTATCACGATGATGTTCCTCTACGCCATGATTTCGTTCGTAACGAATTTGGCTGCTCCTATCGGAGTTATTTGGAAAAATGTATTCGCTGACAGCGGAAGTGCTAACATGATCGGTATGTTGGGTAACGCCATGAACTTCTTGGCTTACCTCTTCATGGGTATCCCTGCAGGTAAGTTGCTCACCAAGATCGGTTACAAGAAGACCGCCCTCACCGGTATCGCTACCGGATTCGTAGGCGTGCTCATCCAGTTCCTTTCAGGTAATTTCGGTGCCGACATCTCAGGCTTCGCCGTTTACCTCTTCGGTGCGTTCATCTCAGGTTTCGCAGTTTGTATTTTGAATACTGTTGTAAACCCAATGTTGAACCTCATCGGTGGTGGTGGTAACCGCGGTAACCAGTTGAACCTCATCGGTGGTACATTGAACAGTTTATCCGGAACTTTAACCCCAATGCTCGTAGGTGCCCTTATCGGTACTGTTACTGCTAATACAAAAATGGTAGATGTGAACCTCGTGCTTTACATTGCCCTTGCCGTATTCGCAGCAGCATTCGTTATCTTGAACTTCATCCCTATCCAGGATCCAGAGATGGGTAAGACTACAGACAAGACTGTATTCGAGCATTCACCATGGGCTTTCCGTCACTTCAACCTCGGCGTTATCGCAATCTTCGTTTATGTAGGTGTTGAGGTAGGCATTCCTGGAACATTGAACTTCTACATTTCTGATACAACAGCAAATGGTGGTGGTTTCATCAATGGTACAGCCTTGGCAAATGCAGCAGCTATCGGTGGTTTCGTTGCAGGTACATATTGGCTCCTGATGCTGGTTGGTCGTCTTTGTTCCAGTTTTATTGCTGACAAGGTATCTAGCCGCATGATGATGATGATTGCCAATGGTGCAGGTATGATCTTTATCGTCCTCGCCGTACTTCTCGGCAAGTCAACAACAGTAGAAATGCCTGTATTTACAGGTACATCATTCCAGATGGTAACAGTGCCTATCGCAGCCATGTTCCTGGTACTCTGCGGTCTCTGCACTTCTATCATGTGGTCTTCTATCTTCAACCTTGCTACTGAGGGTCTTGGCAAGTATACAGCCCAGGCTTCAGGTATCTTCATGATGATGGTAGTAGGTGGTGGATTGATGCCATTGGTACAGAACTTCATCGCAGACAACGCTGGCTATATGGCTAGTTACATTGTTCCTCTCATCTGTATGGCATACATGTTCTTCTATGCTGTAGCTGGTTGCAAGAACATCAACAAGGATATTCCTGTTGATTAA
- a CDS encoding aldose epimerase family protein — MNTEPANKCGLKREDFQTTVNGKKTDLFVLRNKQGNEVAVTNYGGAVVAIMMPDKDGNYANLIQGHDNIQDVINSPEPFLSVLIGRYGNRIKEGKFILHGKEYQLACNDGPNHLHGGPTGFHTKVWDATRMSDSAVVLKYTSPYGEEGFTGELTVWVAYTLTDDNEFVIKYQATTNKTTICNLTHHAFFSIQGIANPTPTVDNIICEVNANYYLPIDKYSIPTGEILKVEGTPFDFRTPKPIGQDINADNEQIKNGQGYDHNYVLNKTEEGELSFAARIKDPVSCRTMEVYTTEPGLQMYTGNFLAGISGQFGATFPRRSAVCFEAQKFPDTPNHTYFPSCRLNPGETYIQKTIYKFGIDK, encoded by the coding sequence ATGAATACAGAACCAGCAAATAAGTGTGGTTTGAAAAGAGAAGATTTTCAGACCACAGTGAATGGCAAGAAGACTGATCTCTTCGTGTTAAGAAACAAGCAAGGCAACGAAGTTGCAGTGACTAACTATGGTGGAGCAGTCGTAGCCATCATGATGCCAGACAAGGATGGCAACTATGCCAACCTCATCCAAGGCCATGACAACATACAGGACGTCATCAACTCGCCAGAGCCATTCTTGAGTGTGCTCATCGGTCGTTATGGCAACCGTATTAAAGAAGGCAAGTTCATACTTCACGGCAAGGAGTATCAATTAGCATGCAACGATGGTCCCAACCACCTGCATGGTGGACCTACAGGTTTCCACACCAAAGTTTGGGATGCAACCCGCATGAGTGATAGCGCTGTCGTATTGAAATACACGAGCCCTTATGGTGAAGAAGGCTTCACTGGTGAGTTGACAGTTTGGGTAGCTTACACATTGACCGACGACAATGAGTTCGTTATCAAGTATCAGGCTACAACCAACAAGACAACCATCTGCAACCTGACACATCACGCTTTCTTCTCAATCCAGGGTATTGCTAATCCTACCCCAACAGTTGACAATATCATCTGTGAGGTGAACGCAAACTACTATCTCCCTATCGATAAGTATTCTATCCCTACAGGTGAGATTTTGAAGGTTGAGGGCACACCATTCGATTTCCGTACACCAAAGCCAATTGGTCAGGACATCAATGCAGACAACGAGCAGATCAAGAATGGTCAGGGCTATGACCACAACTATGTATTGAACAAGACAGAAGAAGGTGAGTTGAGTTTCGCTGCCCGTATAAAAGACCCTGTAAGCTGCCGTACCATGGAGGTTTATACCACAGAACCAGGTTTGCAGATGTACACAGGTAATTTCCTTGCAGGTATCTCAGGACAGTTTGGTGCAACATTCCCACGTCGCAGTGCAGTCTGCTTCGAGGCACAGAAGTTCCCAGACACTCCAAATCACACCTATTTCCCAAGTTGCAGATTAAATCCGGGTGAAACATACATCCAGAAGACAATCTATAAGTTTGGAATTGACAAATAA
- the dnaJ gene encoding molecular chaperone DnaJ has protein sequence MAKRDYYEVLGVDKSASEDEIKKAYRKIAIKYHPDRNPGNKEAEEKFKEAAEAYEVLHDAQKRQQYDQFGFDGPQGGFGGFGGGASMDMNDIFSMFGDIFGGHGGFSGFGGGGFGGGSQKRVYQGGDLRVRVKLTLQEAATGVTKRFKIRKDVTCSACHGTGCEGGAQPETCPECHGSGYVLKTVRSMFGMMQTQAACTKCGGEGTIIKNKCKECGGDGIVKGEELVEINIPAGVDNDMVVTVEGKGNQGKHNGLYGNLQVMVSVEKNDDFERVGQDLYHNLVLDFATATLGGEVEVPTLDGKTKIKIEPGTQPGKQIRLRGKGMPAIKGYGYGRGDIIVNITVFIPTSLTKEEKDLVVKFKECDNFKADNAEKKSLFESFKNLFKK, from the coding sequence CCGCAACCCTGGCAACAAAGAGGCGGAAGAGAAATTCAAGGAAGCTGCCGAAGCTTACGAAGTTCTCCACGATGCCCAGAAGCGCCAGCAGTATGACCAGTTTGGTTTCGACGGGCCACAAGGTGGATTCGGCGGATTCGGCGGTGGTGCCAGCATGGACATGAACGACATCTTCTCTATGTTTGGAGATATCTTTGGCGGACACGGCGGTTTCAGCGGCTTTGGTGGCGGCGGTTTCGGTGGCGGCTCACAGAAGCGGGTTTACCAGGGTGGCGACCTTCGCGTAAGAGTAAAACTGACTCTCCAAGAGGCAGCAACAGGTGTTACCAAGCGCTTCAAGATTCGCAAGGATGTAACTTGCTCTGCATGTCACGGAACAGGTTGCGAAGGTGGTGCCCAGCCAGAAACATGTCCGGAATGTCATGGAAGCGGCTATGTCTTAAAAACGGTGCGCAGCATGTTCGGCATGATGCAAACTCAGGCTGCATGTACAAAGTGTGGCGGTGAGGGAACTATCATCAAAAACAAATGTAAGGAATGCGGTGGCGACGGAATCGTGAAGGGCGAGGAACTCGTAGAAATCAATATCCCTGCAGGTGTCGACAACGATATGGTTGTTACCGTTGAAGGAAAGGGTAACCAAGGCAAGCACAATGGTCTCTACGGAAACCTACAGGTAATGGTAAGCGTAGAAAAGAACGATGATTTCGAGCGTGTTGGTCAGGACTTATACCATAATCTTGTTCTTGACTTTGCAACTGCCACTTTGGGTGGCGAGGTAGAAGTCCCTACCTTGGATGGTAAGACGAAGATCAAAATAGAACCAGGCACACAACCAGGCAAACAGATTCGTTTGCGTGGCAAAGGTATGCCGGCTATTAAGGGATATGGTTATGGCCGTGGTGATATTATCGTCAATATTACCGTTTTCATCCCTACATCTCTGACCAAAGAAGAAAAGGATCTTGTTGTGAAATTCAAGGAATGCGATAATTTCAAAGCAGATAATGCAGAGAAGAAATCTCTCTTTGAAAGTTTCAAGAATCTCTTTAAAAAATAA
- a CDS encoding folylpolyglutamate synthase/dihydrofolate synthase family protein: MNYQETVEYLFTSTPVFEKIGAKAYKPGLDTMYKMDEHFGHPHNQYKCIHIAGTNGKGSSSHTLAAILQSQGYKVGLFTSPHLVDFRERIRVNGEMVSEEYVIDFVENNRKFFEPLHPSFFELTTMMAFQYFAEQKVDFAVIEVGLGGRLDSTNIITPILSVITNISFDHTQFLGNTLGEIAGEKAGIIKPQIPVVIGEWNEETQPVFIKKAHEQNSPIHFAHATDADMNFELKGNYQKKNFCTISAAVECLKEEGIEIKDESIKNGFEHVCELTGLRGRWEKLNEHPLTICDTGHNLAGWEYLEPQIASVKADTKHIVFGMVDDKDVEHVMGLLEKLPKESTIFYWTQPSTKRAIPVDKLYGYAQKHGLNGTCYQTIAQAFNKAKANAKKDDFIFIGGSSYVVADLLSESF, translated from the coding sequence ATGAATTATCAAGAAACTGTTGAATATCTTTTCACCAGCACGCCGGTTTTTGAAAAGATTGGAGCCAAGGCATACAAACCTGGGCTTGATACGATGTATAAAATGGATGAACACTTCGGACATCCTCATAACCAATATAAATGTATCCATATTGCAGGAACCAACGGAAAAGGTTCATCATCCCATACACTTGCTGCAATCCTGCAGAGCCAGGGCTATAAGGTCGGTCTGTTCACATCTCCACATCTTGTAGATTTCAGAGAACGCATTCGCGTAAATGGTGAGATGGTAAGCGAAGAGTATGTAATCGACTTTGTAGAAAACAACCGGAAATTCTTCGAACCGCTACATCCTTCGTTCTTTGAACTGACCACCATGATGGCATTTCAGTATTTTGCAGAACAAAAGGTAGACTTTGCCGTCATCGAAGTTGGATTGGGAGGAAGACTGGATAGTACCAACATCATCACTCCTATCCTATCCGTTATCACGAATATCAGTTTTGACCACACCCAATTCCTCGGGAATACACTCGGCGAGATTGCAGGCGAAAAGGCGGGTATCATCAAGCCACAGATTCCTGTCGTTATTGGCGAATGGAACGAAGAGACCCAACCTGTGTTCATCAAGAAAGCCCATGAGCAGAATTCTCCTATCCATTTTGCACATGCAACTGACGCAGACATGAACTTCGAACTGAAAGGCAACTATCAGAAAAAGAACTTCTGCACCATATCCGCAGCCGTAGAATGCCTGAAGGAAGAAGGAATAGAAATCAAAGATGAAAGCATAAAAAACGGCTTCGAACATGTATGCGAGCTGACAGGCTTACGTGGCAGATGGGAAAAACTCAACGAGCACCCTCTCACCATCTGTGATACGGGACATAACCTTGCCGGATGGGAGTATCTGGAACCTCAGATTGCATCCGTCAAAGCCGATACGAAACATATTGTCTTCGGAATGGTTGACGACAAAGATGTAGAGCATGTAATGGGACTATTAGAAAAGTTGCCAAAAGAAAGCACGATTTTCTATTGGACACAGCCATCAACCAAAAGAGCGATTCCTGTAGACAAATTATACGGATACGCACAAAAGCACGGCTTAAACGGAACATGCTATCAAACTATCGCACAGGCATTTAACAAAGCAAAAGCAAACGCAAAAAAAGATGATTTTATCTTTATTGGCGGATCTAGTTACGTCGTTGCCGATTTGCTATCAGAATCGTTTTAG